The Paraconexibacter algicola genome includes the window GCTCAGCCGCGGCGCGGTGCGGCGGTCGGCCGCTCGCCGAGCTTCACGCGCACGTCCTGCTTCTGCTGGCCGCGGTAGAGCGTCAGCGTCACGGTCTCGCCCGGGTCGTAGTCCAGCAGCCGCACGCCGAGATCGGTCTCCTTCTCCACGGGCTTGCCGTCGACCGCGACGATCAGGTCGCCGCCCGGCGCGTACGGGCGCGCCTGGAAGACCTTCTCGCCCGTGCCCGCCTTCAGGCCCGCGTCGTCGGCCGGGCCGCCGTCGGTGACCTCCTGGACCCACGCGCCCTTGGCGACGGGCAGGTCGAACTCCTGCGCCAGCTGCGGGTAGACCGGGGAGCTGGCGATGCCCAGGTAGGAGTAGCTGACCTTGCCGGCGGCCCGCAGCTGCTCGATCGACCGGCGGACCGTGTCGACCGGCACGGCGAAGCCGACGCCGGTGCCGTCCCCGCTCTCGGTGCGGATCTGCGAGTTGATGCCGAGCACCTCGCCGGCCGCATTCAGCAGTGGGCCACCCGAGTTGCCGTGGTTGATCGCCGCGTCCGTCTGGATCGCGTCCGCGGTCTGGAAGCCGGTCAGCGAGTCGATCGAGCGGCCGGTCGCGCTGATGACGCCGACGCTGAGCGACTGCTCCTCCCCGAACGGCGAGCCGATCGCCGCGACGGGCTCGCCGACCGCGACGTCCTTCG containing:
- a CDS encoding S1C family serine protease: MTSRPAVVLATLALGGGAAFAVGCGKDDDSDTRAEVRTETVVVPSSRADVLENLDGPTTSETAKGFDPGGIYARESLGVVTVIATGLGGGQSGRGDSGLGSGFVLNDRGEIATNAHVVTSGEGSAIKKAGSVFIRFKDGNQVGAKIVGFDPFADVALLKLEDLDGLKLRPLPLGSTKDVAVGEPVAAIGSPFGEEQSLSVGVISATGRSIDSLTGFQTADAIQTDAAINHGNSGGPLLNAAGEVLGINSQIRTESGDGTGVGFAVPVDTVRRSIEQLRAAGKVSYSYLGIASSPVYPQLAQEFDLPVAKGAWVQEVTDGGPADDAGLKAGTGEKVFQARPYAPGGDLIVAVDGKPVEKETDLGVRLLDYDPGETVTLTLYRGQQKQDVRVKLGERPTAAPRRG